Proteins encoded together in one Amblyomma americanum isolate KBUSLIRL-KWMA chromosome 1, ASM5285725v1, whole genome shotgun sequence window:
- the LOC144125243 gene encoding uncharacterized protein LOC144125243, with product MERALQVTTRGDDLDLLLRVPLEEHMTANDAQLSQFVMNTWVAFIRRGSETPTMNMRRPWPQFRKGAEVKVTVASDGLRLSSTWRSDIFEKLYLILFRLQKGSSVKPLYSI from the exons ATGGAACGCGCGCTGCAAGTGACTACACGTGGAGACGACCTGGACTTGCTGCTCAGGGTGCCGCTCGAAGAGCACATGACGGCGAACGACGCCCAGCTGAGCCAGTTTGTGATGAACACCTGGGTGGCATTCATCCGCAGAGG CAGTGAAACGCCGACAATGAATATGCGCCGGCCATGGCCCCAGTTTCGCAAAGGAGCGGAAGTGAAGGTGACGGTGGCCTCAGACGGCCTCCGGCTCAGCAGCACCTGGAGGTCGGACATCTTCGAGAAGCTTTATCTCATTCTCTTCCGGTTGCAAAAAGGATCATCTGTGAAGCCCCTGTACAGCATTTGA